A window of the Acidobacteriota bacterium genome harbors these coding sequences:
- a CDS encoding protein kinase, whose product MRYCRVCHRCFGDGVEFCLFDQTATRDVESLPLIIEGKYRLEQLIAHGGMGSVYRATHLTLERAVAIKILRPEFLADATARERFNREARAAARLKHPNIVAVYDSGHLPNGSAYLVMELIEGRSLREEMRAHAARLGQMRPERAAAILSQVCAGIEAAHRQGIIHRDLKPDNVIIEMSSSFTGDSTERVLVLDFGIAKLAIPENGEQTWKGLTDENTVVGTPKYISPEQCTGHPVDARSDVYSLGVLLYEMLTGHVPFAGENTSVVLLKHLQEPPASLRRFVAGISPELEQVVLRALAKQPQQRFQSAAEFAAALHQAISSEAEEKDALSPMEELEENTMTAPRPVTQVVRPQPFIFAETPTYETKAPTLIIERQPRRRMLASIMVVLLAGVSLLAYFLYSDWRARAGETSQETAQIPPASSPTPGVLSKQANQAAIEISNGKTVEQALPAAYVKNDASEEAVQHELQTIYSDWALAAVRGEWSKHASFYADQVEYFRDGLMTRAKIEARKRSIFGKLDSYWLKFSDSPQIELKDNEAELAFDRSWTLRRGRKQTSGRARGSITLRREPKGWRIVSEKQVKK is encoded by the coding sequence ATGCGTTATTGCCGAGTTTGTCATCGTTGTTTTGGCGACGGGGTGGAATTTTGCTTGTTCGACCAAACAGCGACGCGCGACGTTGAATCGCTGCCGCTGATCATCGAAGGCAAATACCGTCTGGAACAGTTGATCGCGCACGGCGGAATGGGCAGCGTTTATCGCGCCACGCATCTGACGCTGGAACGCGCTGTCGCCATCAAAATCCTGCGCCCGGAATTTCTGGCCGACGCCACTGCGCGCGAACGATTCAACCGCGAAGCCCGCGCCGCCGCCCGCCTGAAACATCCCAACATCGTTGCCGTTTATGATTCCGGCCATTTGCCGAACGGATCGGCGTACCTGGTCATGGAGCTCATCGAAGGCCGCAGCTTGCGCGAAGAAATGCGCGCACACGCGGCTCGACTGGGCCAGATGCGACCCGAACGCGCCGCCGCAATCCTGTCGCAAGTCTGTGCTGGCATCGAAGCCGCTCACCGGCAGGGAATCATTCACCGCGATTTGAAACCCGACAACGTGATTATCGAAATGTCTTCGTCATTCACGGGCGACAGCACGGAGCGCGTGCTGGTGCTGGATTTTGGCATCGCCAAACTGGCCATTCCGGAAAACGGCGAACAAACCTGGAAGGGATTGACCGACGAAAACACCGTGGTCGGAACGCCGAAATACATTTCGCCCGAACAATGCACCGGACATCCAGTGGATGCGCGCTCGGACGTGTACAGCCTGGGCGTGCTGCTGTACGAAATGCTGACCGGCCACGTGCCCTTTGCAGGGGAAAATACTTCTGTCGTGTTGCTCAAACATTTGCAGGAACCGCCAGCTTCGCTGCGCAGGTTTGTGGCCGGGATCAGCCCAGAGCTTGAACAAGTCGTTTTGCGCGCCTTGGCCAAACAGCCGCAACAGCGATTCCAATCCGCAGCAGAATTTGCCGCCGCGCTCCATCAAGCGATTTCTTCCGAAGCGGAAGAAAAGGACGCGCTTTCGCCGATGGAAGAACTGGAAGAGAACACGATGACCGCGCCGCGTCCCGTCACGCAGGTGGTTCGACCCCAGCCCTTTATTTTTGCGGAAACACCAACGTATGAAACCAAAGCGCCGACCTTAATCATTGAGCGCCAACCGCGCCGCCGCATGTTGGCCAGCATCATGGTTGTTTTGCTGGCAGGCGTTTCCTTGCTGGCATATTTTCTTTACAGCGACTGGCGGGCAAGGGCTGGTGAAACTTCACAGGAAACGGCGCAAATCCCTCCCGCAAGTTCACCGACGCCGGGCGTTCTGTCGAAGCAAGCGAACCAGGCTGCGATTGAAATTTCCAACGGCAAAACCGTGGAACAGGCTCTGCCCGCGGCGTATGTCAAAAATGACGCTTCCGAAGAAGCGGTTCAGCACGAATTGCAGACGATTTATTCAGATTGGGCGTTGGCTGCCGTTCGAGGCGAATGGAGTAAACATGCCAGCTTTTATGCCGACCAGGTCGAGTATTTTCGCGACGGATTAATGACCAGAGCAAAAATCGAAGCGCGCAAGCGTTCGATTTTTGGCAAGTTGGATTCCTACTGGTTGAAGTTTTCCGATTCACCCCAGATTGAGTTGAAAGACAACGAGGCCGAATTGGCCTTTGACCGAAGCTGGACGCTCCGGCGCGGTCGCAAACAAACTTCGGGGCGCGCGCGCGGTTCGATTACGCTGCGTCGCGAACCAAAAGGCTGGCGCATTGTCAGCGAAAAACAGGTAAAGAAGTGA
- a CDS encoding insulinase family protein gives MKSIKLSLMALALGVALTAGVQAQQVQIKTHTLKNGMKIIVEEDHSIPNVALYIFYRIGSRNERPGTTGLSHFFEHMMFNGAKKYGLKQFDRTMEAAGGSNNAYTSNDLTVYQDWFPRSALDLIFDLEADRIRDLSFDPKVVESERGVVASERRSSVDNSNFGILSEQLYAAAYTAHPYQWPVVGWMVDIENWKMEDLKRHFEMGYSPSNATMVVSGDITMEEIQKLAEKYIEPIPAHAPPAKVTTQEPEQLGERRVTVRKFAQLPILMMGYHVPAVSDPDYYPLQVLQTILFSGQSSRMYQRLVDKDQLALFVSGGTRPTFDPALFTVNSQPKAGVEPERVEKAIYEEFDKIKTSAVTDRELEKAKNILLANFYRQMKTISGKANTLGSYEVFFGDYRKLFTAADDYRKVTKADVQRVAQKYFTEKNRTVATLIPEKMEGEQKAEK, from the coding sequence ATGAAGTCAATCAAGCTCAGTTTGATGGCGCTGGCTCTTGGCGTTGCTCTGACGGCTGGTGTTCAGGCGCAACAGGTTCAGATCAAAACGCATACGCTGAAAAACGGAATGAAGATCATCGTTGAAGAAGATCATTCGATTCCGAACGTCGCGCTGTACATCTTTTACCGAATCGGTTCGCGCAACGAACGTCCGGGTACCACCGGGCTGTCGCACTTTTTCGAACACATGATGTTCAACGGCGCAAAGAAGTACGGCCTAAAACAGTTTGATCGGACAATGGAAGCCGCCGGTGGATCGAACAACGCCTACACCAGCAATGACCTGACGGTTTATCAGGACTGGTTTCCGCGCTCGGCACTGGATTTGATTTTCGACCTGGAAGCCGACCGGATTCGCGATCTCAGTTTCGACCCGAAAGTCGTTGAATCCGAACGCGGCGTGGTCGCTTCGGAGCGTCGTTCTTCGGTGGACAACAGCAATTTCGGAATTCTGTCCGAACAACTTTACGCCGCTGCGTACACCGCTCACCCCTATCAATGGCCGGTCGTGGGGTGGATGGTGGACATCGAAAACTGGAAGATGGAAGACCTCAAGCGCCACTTTGAAATGGGTTATTCGCCATCGAACGCAACGATGGTGGTCAGCGGCGACATCACAATGGAGGAAATTCAAAAGCTGGCTGAAAAATATATCGAACCGATCCCAGCGCATGCGCCGCCGGCCAAAGTCACCACACAGGAACCGGAACAGTTGGGCGAACGTCGCGTGACGGTTCGCAAATTCGCGCAACTGCCGATTTTGATGATGGGCTATCACGTTCCAGCGGTGTCCGATCCGGACTATTATCCGTTGCAGGTATTGCAAACAATTTTGTTTTCCGGCCAAAGCTCGCGCATGTACCAGCGCCTGGTGGACAAAGATCAACTGGCGTTATTCGTCAGCGGCGGTACGCGTCCGACGTTTGACCCGGCGCTGTTCACCGTCAATTCCCAGCCCAAAGCCGGCGTCGAACCCGAACGCGTCGAAAAAGCGATTTACGAAGAGTTCGACAAAATCAAAACCTCCGCCGTCACCGACCGGGAACTGGAAAAAGCCAAAAACATCCTATTGGCGAATTTCTACCGCCAGATGAAAACCATCAGCGGCAAGGCAAACACCCTGGGCAGTTACGAAGTCTTTTTCGGTGATTACCGCAAGCTGTTCACCGCTGCGGACGATTACCGCAAAGTCACCAAGGCAGACGTACAACGCGTAGCCCAAAAATACTTCACGGAAAAGAACCGCACCGTCGCCACGCTGATTCCCGAAAAGATGGAAGGCGAACAAAAGGCTGAAAAGTAG
- a CDS encoding insulinase family protein — MSVEGLKLPPYKMVKLKNGLTVLLMEQHEIPIISFSFLVKTGSTADPAGKEGVASLTASLLRKGTKSRASEQLSAELDFIGGQFGAGADYDYTSGRAEFLKKDLGKGLDLLSDALLNPTFPAEEVTKLLKQAIDSAKSSKDQAGAVIGDYFAAYLYGSHPYGRSTDGDEKSLSNITREDITKFYETYYAPSNTILAVAGDFNSAEMEKTLTDKFGGWVDKKAPAINLSAPATATGRKLLLVDKPDSTQTYFEIGNIGIARTNPDRVYIGVINTLFGGRFTSMLNDALRISSGLTYGARSSFDQRKAAGPFTISTYTRNATTEKAIDMTLDILKRLHEKGITEEDLNSAKNYIKGQYPPRIETTDQQANLMAQLEFYGLDERDINEYYAKIDSMTLADAQRIIKQYFPLENLVFVLIGKASEIEPVARKYATKFDTKSINQPGF; from the coding sequence GTGAGCGTAGAGGGGTTGAAACTGCCGCCGTACAAAATGGTCAAACTCAAAAACGGGTTGACCGTTCTGTTGATGGAGCAACACGAAATTCCAATCATCAGTTTTTCGTTTCTCGTCAAAACCGGTTCGACGGCTGACCCTGCGGGCAAAGAAGGTGTTGCCAGTTTGACCGCTTCCCTGCTTCGCAAAGGAACCAAATCGCGCGCCAGCGAGCAGCTTTCGGCCGAGCTGGATTTCATCGGCGGACAATTTGGAGCCGGAGCCGATTACGATTACACCAGCGGCCGCGCGGAATTCCTAAAAAAGGACCTCGGCAAGGGCCTGGATTTGCTTTCCGATGCCTTGCTCAATCCGACGTTTCCAGCCGAAGAAGTCACCAAGCTGTTGAAGCAGGCCATTGACAGCGCCAAATCCTCCAAAGATCAGGCCGGCGCAGTCATTGGCGATTACTTCGCGGCGTATTTGTACGGTTCGCACCCGTACGGTCGCTCGACCGACGGCGACGAAAAATCGCTGTCCAACATCACACGCGAAGACATCACGAAGTTTTACGAAACCTATTACGCGCCGTCGAACACGATTTTGGCCGTCGCAGGAGATTTCAACTCGGCGGAGATGGAAAAAACGCTGACTGACAAATTCGGCGGCTGGGTGGACAAAAAAGCGCCGGCGATCAATCTATCCGCTCCGGCGACTGCCACGGGCAGAAAATTGCTGCTGGTGGACAAACCGGATTCGACGCAAACCTATTTTGAAATCGGCAACATCGGCATTGCGCGAACCAATCCGGATCGCGTGTACATCGGTGTCATCAATACGCTGTTCGGCGGTCGGTTTACCTCGATGTTGAATGATGCTTTGCGCATCAGTTCCGGGTTGACCTACGGCGCGCGCTCGTCCTTTGACCAGCGCAAAGCCGCAGGGCCGTTCACCATTTCGACGTACACGCGCAACGCGACGACCGAAAAGGCGATTGATATGACGCTGGACATTCTGAAGCGCTTGCACGAAAAAGGGATCACGGAAGAAGACCTGAACTCCGCCAAGAATTACATCAAGGGACAATATCCACCGCGCATCGAAACCACAGACCAGCAAGCCAATTTGATGGCGCAGTTGGAGTTTTATGGTTTGGATGAACGCGACATCAATGAGTATTACGCGAAGATTGACTCGATGACGCTGGCCGACGCCCAGCGCATCATCAAACAATACTTTCCGCTGGAAAATCTGGTTTTTGTTTTGATCGGCAAAGCCAGCGAGATTGAACCTGTGGCCAGGAAGTACGCGACGAAATTCGACACGAAGTCCATCAATCAACCCGGTTTTTAA